A part of Candidatus Zixiibacteriota bacterium genomic DNA contains:
- a CDS encoding hydrogenase maturation protease has product MKPILVLCLGNEVLSDDAFGPVIARLLDHSAYQHDRVEVMFAPVAGFHLLDLLEQREKVLVVDSIQTGKVRPGTLHFFPMGQLAPSKGLTTSHQINLPTALELGRKMGYQMPDHIDVLAVEVADNTTLSEELTGTVAAAIDPALKSIERWMAAHSTETAI; this is encoded by the coding sequence TTGAAACCGATCCTGGTGCTGTGCCTCGGGAACGAAGTGCTCAGCGATGATGCCTTCGGACCGGTCATCGCGCGACTATTGGACCACTCGGCGTATCAACACGATCGCGTCGAAGTGATGTTTGCCCCGGTCGCGGGATTTCACCTGCTCGACTTGCTGGAACAACGCGAGAAGGTACTCGTCGTCGACAGTATCCAGACCGGCAAGGTTCGGCCCGGAACCCTGCACTTCTTCCCGATGGGTCAATTGGCACCGTCCAAGGGACTCACCACCAGCCACCAGATCAATCTTCCGACGGCCCTGGAACTGGGCCGAAAGATGGGTTACCAGATGCCCGATCACATCGACGTCCTTGCTGTCGAAGTCGCCGACAATACCACGCTGAGCGAGGAGTTGACCGGAACCGTGGCGGCAGCCATCGATCCGGCTCTCAAGAGCATCGAGCGCTGGATGGCAGCTCATTCAACGGAGACCGCAATATGA